One window of the Ureibacillus sp. FSL W7-1570 genome contains the following:
- a CDS encoding siderophore ABC transporter substrate-binding protein — protein MKQWKLFAVILAMFVIVLAACGDEKAEQDKNTNTDDTKQEAAQGENASFPITISSTISESKNEESGQTTVFDDVTFEKMPERIVVFDYGFLDTLDALGVEGIVGVAKDGTLPEHLSKFGSDEYASVGNLKTPNLEEIAALEPDAIFISGRQATFYDQLKEITPNVVFVGTSQDDYWGTFEKSVDIAAKLFGKEKEAEEQLAKFDEKLNELKELAGQYKTSLVTMYNEGKLSGFGTNSRYGYVYDIYGFTPVSDDIEASSHGSDFGFESILKFDPEVLFVIDRTAAVGGQSNIEADMENDIIKKTKAYKNGKIVYLDGPLWYLAGGGLQSEMMKIEEILDELK, from the coding sequence ATGAAACAATGGAAGCTTTTCGCAGTTATTCTAGCTATGTTCGTCATTGTTTTGGCTGCATGCGGTGACGAAAAAGCTGAACAAGACAAAAATACAAATACTGATGACACGAAACAAGAAGCAGCACAGGGAGAAAATGCTTCATTCCCAATCACTATCTCCTCTACAATTTCTGAAAGCAAAAACGAAGAGTCTGGTCAAACTACAGTATTTGATGATGTAACTTTCGAAAAAATGCCTGAAAGAATCGTTGTATTCGATTACGGTTTCTTAGATACGCTTGATGCTTTAGGCGTTGAAGGGATCGTTGGTGTTGCAAAAGATGGTACATTACCAGAACACCTTTCTAAATTTGGTAGCGATGAATATGCAAGCGTTGGAAACTTAAAAACTCCAAACCTTGAAGAAATTGCGGCATTGGAGCCGGATGCAATCTTCATTTCAGGCCGCCAAGCCACATTCTATGACCAATTGAAAGAAATCACTCCAAACGTAGTATTCGTTGGTACTTCCCAAGATGATTACTGGGGCACATTTGAGAAATCTGTTGATATCGCGGCAAAACTTTTCGGCAAAGAAAAAGAAGCGGAAGAACAGTTGGCAAAATTCGATGAAAAACTGAATGAACTAAAAGAATTGGCTGGCCAATACAAAACTTCATTAGTCACAATGTACAACGAAGGAAAATTATCCGGATTCGGCACAAATTCACGTTACGGATATGTTTATGACATTTATGGATTCACTCCTGTATCAGACGACATCGAAGCTTCTTCCCACGGATCCGATTTCGGGTTCGAATCGATCTTAAAATTCGATCCGGAAGTATTGTTCGTAATTGACCGTACAGCAGCTGTAGGTGGACAATCCAACATCGAAGCGGACATGGAAAACGACATCATCAAAAAAACCAAAGCTTACAAAAACGGCAAAATCGTTTACTTGGACGGTCCGCTATGGTACTTGGCTGGCGGCGGTTTACAATCTGAAATGATGAAAATCGAAGAAATCTTAGATGAATTAAAATAA
- a CDS encoding ABC transporter ATP-binding protein, whose protein sequence is MIEIKGLTKKYNNKPVVSDVSLSIKPHAITSFIGPNGAGKSTLLSMVSRLIDADTGEVLLDQQNVKKWKSNEFAKRVSILKQSNFINVRLTVRELVSFGRYPYSKGRLTPEDEQHVNQAIEYMNLQEIEHKFLDQLSGGQKQRAFIAMVIAQDTDYILLDEPLNNLDMKHSVQIMKILRQLVDDLGKTVVIVLHDINFASVYSDYIVALKDGRVVKNGPTEEIINSEALREIYDMHIPVQEQNGCRICVYFNSNT, encoded by the coding sequence ATGATTGAAATTAAAGGGTTGACGAAAAAATACAATAATAAACCGGTCGTTAGTGATGTCTCATTGTCTATCAAGCCTCATGCGATCACTTCCTTCATCGGGCCGAATGGTGCCGGGAAGTCCACGTTGTTGTCCATGGTGAGCAGGCTGATTGATGCGGATACAGGTGAAGTATTATTGGATCAACAAAATGTGAAGAAATGGAAATCCAATGAATTCGCAAAACGTGTATCGATTTTAAAACAATCGAATTTTATTAATGTCCGTTTGACGGTAAGAGAATTAGTATCTTTTGGACGCTATCCTTATTCAAAGGGCCGTTTGACGCCTGAAGATGAGCAGCATGTAAATCAAGCCATTGAGTACATGAATTTGCAGGAAATAGAACACAAATTTTTGGACCAGTTATCTGGAGGGCAAAAACAGCGGGCATTTATAGCGATGGTGATTGCGCAAGATACGGATTATATTTTGTTGGATGAACCATTGAACAATCTGGATATGAAACATTCGGTGCAGATTATGAAAATATTGCGCCAGTTGGTTGATGATTTGGGAAAAACCGTTGTCATCGTATTGCATGATATCAACTTTGCTTCCGTATACTCGGATTACATTGTTGCCTTAAAAGACGGAAGAGTTGTGAAAAACGGGCCTACAGAAGAGATCATCAACTCGGAAGCGTTACGTGAAATTTACGATATGCATATTCCCGTCCAAGAACAAAATGGTTGCCGTATTTGTGTATACTTCAATTCTAATACGTGA
- a CDS encoding IS1182 family transposase: MNNQMTIQENYNTQLEMTLEGIQKIEVQKNKKRKKLVFQPYCNRQVMSILDIEMYIPENHVARLVDEMVESIPDEVLYTHYVGGGRAPYHPKMLLKVILYAYTQNVYSSRKMAQMVKENLPMMWLAGLQTPDHRTINDFRSVRMSNMMDSVFEQFVLQLVEQGFIDLDHIFVDGTKIEANANKYTFVWRKSVEKYDQKLRAKIQSFLQEAHQIALEELKEEQLEEELEKSSAQLSERIEALEKDYKQEEDKERKKELRSKKSQLTKQLKTIQTDYLPRLRKYKVQKQILGERNSYSKTDHEATFMRMKEDHMKNGQLKAGYNVQLATQHQFIVGFEIYQNPGDTRCFQPFMEKLLESIPKEKKLKYVIADAGYASEENYLYAIGEEKEPRFELLAPYQTYLKEQSKKFKKDLSKVQNWKYIEEDDCFICPNNRKVVFKYYQKRKNASGYIQDLKVYECEDCTDCPLKNGCTKAKGNRRVYWNTIYEEMKAKAKAALYAKRKVDVESVFGNIKGNLRFTRFLLRGLHKVRTEFGIVAMAHNILKWAANSQTNFKNKETERMEKLIVFSIRSVFMDFLDKPIILLKRRKNILTSLNLIIIIRFRY; the protein is encoded by the coding sequence ATGAATAATCAAATGACTATTCAAGAAAATTATAACACGCAATTAGAAATGACTCTAGAGGGTATTCAAAAAATAGAGGTTCAAAAGAACAAGAAACGCAAAAAACTAGTTTTCCAACCTTATTGCAATCGTCAAGTCATGAGCATTTTAGATATCGAAATGTATATTCCTGAAAATCATGTCGCCCGTTTAGTGGATGAAATGGTGGAATCGATTCCGGATGAAGTGTTGTATACTCATTATGTTGGTGGGGGTCGTGCACCCTATCACCCTAAAATGTTATTGAAAGTGATTTTATATGCGTACACTCAAAACGTTTATTCAAGTCGGAAAATGGCGCAAATGGTGAAAGAAAATCTTCCGATGATGTGGTTGGCGGGATTGCAAACCCCTGACCATCGCACAATAAATGATTTTCGTAGTGTTCGTATGTCAAACATGATGGATTCTGTATTTGAACAATTTGTCCTTCAACTAGTAGAACAAGGATTTATCGACCTCGACCATATTTTTGTGGATGGTACGAAAATAGAAGCGAATGCCAACAAATATACGTTTGTATGGCGAAAATCCGTAGAAAAATATGATCAGAAACTACGAGCCAAAATTCAATCGTTTCTACAAGAAGCGCACCAAATCGCCTTGGAGGAATTAAAAGAAGAACAATTAGAAGAAGAATTAGAAAAATCATCGGCACAACTTTCTGAGAGAATAGAAGCTTTGGAAAAAGATTATAAACAGGAAGAAGACAAAGAAAGAAAAAAAGAACTTCGCTCTAAAAAATCCCAACTCACCAAACAACTGAAAACGATTCAAACGGATTATCTTCCACGATTACGAAAATACAAAGTACAAAAACAGATTCTAGGTGAACGAAATAGCTACTCGAAAACCGACCATGAGGCCACTTTTATGCGAATGAAAGAGGACCATATGAAAAACGGCCAACTCAAGGCGGGTTATAATGTTCAACTCGCCACACAACATCAATTTATCGTGGGATTTGAAATTTATCAAAATCCAGGAGATACTCGCTGTTTCCAACCATTTATGGAAAAGTTATTGGAATCGATACCGAAGGAAAAGAAACTCAAGTATGTCATTGCCGATGCAGGATATGCGAGTGAAGAAAACTATTTATATGCGATTGGCGAAGAAAAAGAACCTCGTTTTGAATTATTAGCCCCATACCAAACCTATTTGAAGGAACAAAGTAAAAAGTTTAAAAAGGATTTATCAAAAGTACAAAACTGGAAATACATCGAAGAAGACGATTGCTTTATCTGTCCGAACAATCGGAAAGTCGTATTCAAGTATTATCAAAAAAGAAAAAATGCATCTGGATACATACAAGATTTGAAAGTGTACGAGTGTGAAGATTGTACGGATTGCCCGTTGAAGAATGGGTGTACGAAAGCCAAAGGAAATCGTCGAGTATATTGGAACACGATTTATGAAGAAATGAAAGCGAAAGCCAAAGCAGCTCTTTATGCGAAGCGTAAAGTGGATGTCGAAAGTGTGTTCGGGAACATCAAGGGCAATTTGCGTTTCACTCGATTTCTGTTACGGGGGCTTCATAAAGTCCGAACAGAATTCGGGATTGTGGCAATGGCCCACAACATACTGAAATGGGCCGCAAATTCCCAAACCAATTTCAAAAATAAGGAAACAGAGCGAATGGAAAAACTCATTGTTTTCTCCATTCGCTCTGTTTTTATGGACTTTTTAGACAAGCCCATCATTTTATTGAAAAGAAGAAAAAATATATTGACTAGCCTAAATTTGATAATTATAATTAGATTCAGGTATTGA
- a CDS encoding ABC transporter permease, with protein sequence MRLWMLILTAIILSLVSLFIGAIDIKPTDLLDWESQQTQIFLISRVPRLMAIILAGAGMSIAGLIMQSLSRNKFVSPTTAGTLDAAKLGILISILLFSQAAYMEKILFSFIFAFGGTILFMQILDRIKFKDAVFVPLIGIMYGNILSSITTFFAYEGDLIQNINTWLMGSFTLVISGRYELLYVSVPAILLAYLYANKFTVAGMGEDFAKNLGLSYKAVLNLGLILVAVISTTVVLTVGVIPYLGLIVPNIVSLYMGDNLRKTIPHTIMLGIVFLLICDIIGRVVVYPFEIPVNVTVAVIGSLLFLIMLFRGRAYAK encoded by the coding sequence ATGAGGCTATGGATGTTGATACTTACAGCAATCATCCTGTCGCTCGTTTCGCTGTTTATTGGCGCGATTGATATAAAACCGACTGATTTATTGGACTGGGAATCCCAGCAAACGCAAATATTCCTGATCAGTAGGGTGCCAAGGCTGATGGCGATTATTTTGGCAGGCGCAGGAATGAGTATTGCTGGTTTAATCATGCAAAGTTTAAGTCGCAATAAGTTCGTTTCACCAACTACAGCAGGCACATTGGATGCAGCAAAATTGGGAATTCTCATTTCCATCTTGTTGTTTTCACAAGCAGCATATATGGAAAAAATTCTTTTTAGCTTCATCTTTGCGTTCGGCGGTACCATTTTATTTATGCAAATTTTAGATCGCATCAAGTTTAAAGATGCCGTTTTTGTTCCGCTGATCGGTATCATGTATGGAAATATTTTATCTTCCATTACAACTTTCTTTGCATATGAGGGAGACTTGATTCAAAATATCAACACTTGGTTGATGGGCAGTTTTACATTGGTCATCTCCGGGCGGTATGAACTGCTGTATGTAAGTGTTCCTGCCATCCTATTGGCTTATTTATATGCAAATAAATTTACGGTTGCCGGAATGGGCGAGGATTTTGCCAAAAACTTGGGGCTCAGTTACAAAGCCGTATTGAATCTTGGTTTAATTCTTGTTGCAGTCATTTCAACGACAGTCGTATTGACGGTCGGTGTAATCCCTTACTTGGGGCTGATTGTTCCGAATATTGTGTCCCTTTATATGGGGGACAACTTGCGGAAAACGATTCCTCATACAATTATGTTAGGAATTGTGTTCCTGTTAATTTGCGACATTATTGGCCGGGTAGTGGTTTATCCTTTCGAAATTCCGGTCAATGTGACAGTCGCAGTAATAGGCAGTTTGCTCTTCTTAATCATGTTGTTTAGGGGGAGAGCATATGCGAAATAA
- the putP gene encoding sodium/proline symporter PutP has product MQEYHYQMLAIVLYMAAMLFIGWYAFKRTSNLKEFMLGGRGLGPITTALSAGAADMSGWLLMGLPGAIYAAGLVEAWIAIGLTVGQYLNYVLVAPRLRVYTQVSKDSITIPSFLDNRLRDNTKLLRIASGIVILVFFTFYVSSGMVSGGKFFQSSFGLDYHLGMIIVAAVVVIYTLFGGFLAVSYTDVVQGTIMFLALILVPLVGIFVTGGFGDTHSAITTVNTEHLSLLPSTAAAAGIISSVAWGLGYFGQPHIIVRFMAINTVKEMKSARRIGIGWMILSLVGAICTALVGVAYFQQNGLTLDDPETIFIEMGQILFHPFVAGVLLAAILAAIMSTISSQLIVTSSALIEDIYKALFKKDASDKHYVTAGRLAVLVVSIIAMILAWNPNNSILDLVGFAWAGFGSAFGPIILLALYWRKLTNIGALSGMLVGAVVAFIWGQSSTLSGIIYEMVPGFFSCLIVALVVSLITYKPNPEIEEEFNQTLEVLKTEKEK; this is encoded by the coding sequence ATGCAAGAATATCACTACCAGATGCTGGCAATCGTTTTGTATATGGCCGCAATGTTATTTATCGGTTGGTATGCATTCAAAAGAACTAGCAACTTAAAAGAATTCATGTTGGGAGGCCGGGGATTAGGTCCTATTACAACTGCGTTAAGTGCCGGTGCTGCAGACATGTCCGGCTGGCTCTTGATGGGATTGCCTGGCGCGATTTATGCAGCCGGTCTAGTGGAAGCATGGATCGCCATCGGGCTGACAGTCGGACAATATTTGAACTACGTTTTAGTAGCGCCGCGTTTGCGGGTTTATACACAAGTTTCAAAAGATTCCATTACGATCCCAAGCTTTTTGGATAACCGTCTACGTGACAATACAAAATTGTTGCGAATTGCTTCAGGAATCGTCATTCTAGTATTCTTCACATTCTACGTGTCATCCGGTATGGTATCTGGAGGGAAGTTTTTCCAAAGTTCCTTCGGGCTTGATTACCACTTAGGGATGATCATTGTGGCTGCGGTAGTCGTTATATATACACTTTTTGGCGGCTTCTTGGCGGTAAGTTATACGGATGTGGTACAAGGGACAATCATGTTCCTGGCGTTGATCTTGGTTCCGCTTGTAGGTATTTTCGTAACAGGTGGTTTCGGAGATACCCACAGTGCCATCACAACTGTAAATACGGAGCATTTATCTTTACTTCCGTCAACAGCGGCTGCAGCCGGAATTATTTCATCAGTCGCATGGGGTCTTGGATATTTCGGTCAACCGCACATCATCGTTCGCTTCATGGCGATAAACACGGTGAAAGAAATGAAAAGTGCCCGTCGCATTGGAATTGGGTGGATGATTCTAAGTTTGGTCGGTGCGATCTGTACAGCGCTTGTAGGGGTTGCGTATTTCCAACAAAATGGATTGACGCTTGACGATCCGGAAACCATTTTCATTGAAATGGGGCAAATCTTGTTCCATCCATTTGTTGCCGGAGTTTTATTGGCAGCCATTTTGGCGGCGATTATGAGTACAATTTCATCTCAATTAATCGTTACTTCTTCCGCTTTGATTGAGGATATTTATAAAGCATTATTTAAAAAAGACGCTTCCGACAAGCATTATGTGACAGCCGGACGATTAGCCGTTTTGGTTGTATCCATTATCGCCATGATTTTAGCTTGGAATCCAAATAACTCCATTTTGGATTTGGTAGGATTCGCTTGGGCAGGGTTCGGTTCAGCCTTTGGTCCGATTATCCTTTTGGCATTATATTGGAGAAAGCTGACGAATATCGGTGCATTAAGCGGAATGCTCGTCGGTGCCGTGGTTGCATTTATTTGGGGTCAATCTTCCACACTTTCCGGAATCATTTATGAAATGGTGCCAGGATTCTTCTCCTGCTTGATCGTTGCGTTGGTTGTAAGTTTAATCACGTATAAACCAAATCCGGAAATTGAAGAGGAATTCAATCAAACTTTGGAAGTTTTAAAAACGGAAAAAGAAAAATAA
- a CDS encoding iron chelate uptake ABC transporter family permease subunit, whose translation MRNNILKLIILAVIAIICILLYGFYDIKGGFSYAFPRRMMRVGAMVVTGFAISYSTVVFQTITHNRILTPSIMGIDSMYQVVQTLIFFFAGSASIWVANQYLNYFTALIAMVVFAILLYRTLFRADKYPIFLLLLIGMIIGTFLGSLVSFLQVLIDPVEYLSLQNLLFASFTRIKVELLYISCAILFIAFIVGYKLLHQLDVAILGRENAINLGVNYDRLVMNVLVLSAVLISTSTALVGPITFFGLIVANLSYHLFTTYKHSVLILGAGLISVIALVGGQFLVEHVFEFNTTLSVIINFIGGVYFIYLLLKESRAAG comes from the coding sequence ATGCGAAATAATATATTGAAACTCATCATTTTAGCGGTTATAGCAATCATTTGTATCTTGCTTTACGGATTTTATGATATCAAAGGCGGTTTCAGTTATGCTTTCCCTCGGCGTATGATGCGTGTTGGCGCGATGGTTGTAACCGGTTTTGCGATTTCTTATTCAACTGTCGTATTCCAGACAATCACCCATAACCGGATTTTGACCCCATCGATTATGGGGATTGATTCGATGTATCAAGTTGTCCAAACGCTCATTTTCTTCTTTGCGGGATCAGCGTCGATTTGGGTAGCGAATCAATATTTGAATTACTTTACGGCATTAATTGCAATGGTGGTTTTTGCCATTTTACTATACCGCACACTATTTAGAGCGGATAAGTATCCAATCTTTTTGCTTTTATTGATCGGGATGATAATTGGCACTTTCTTGGGAAGTCTCGTATCTTTCCTGCAAGTGTTGATCGATCCGGTGGAATATTTAAGTTTGCAGAACCTGTTGTTTGCAAGCTTTACGAGAATCAAAGTGGAACTTCTATACATTTCATGTGCCATTTTATTCATCGCTTTTATTGTTGGTTACAAATTGTTGCATCAATTGGATGTGGCGATATTGGGCCGGGAAAATGCCATTAATTTGGGCGTGAACTACGATCGTTTGGTAATGAATGTGCTGGTTTTATCTGCGGTGCTTATTTCAACATCGACGGCGCTGGTTGGACCGATCACCTTCTTTGGGTTGATTGTTGCAAATCTTTCTTATCATTTATTCACAACATATAAACATTCCGTTTTGATTTTAGGCGCCGGTTTAATCAGTGTGATTGCATTGGTTGGCGGACAGTTTTTAGTGGAACATGTTTTTGAATTCAACACCACTTTGAGTGTCATTATCAACTTTATTGGTGGAGTCTACTTCATTTATTTATTACTAAAGGAGAGTAGGGCTGCTGGATGA
- the hflX gene encoding GTPase HflX translates to MTRLKEVEAPKEKAILVGVNLGDPNFEYSMEELANLAEALEVEVLGQVTQNLERINPSHYVGKGKVVEIKNFFDETGANLIIFNDELSPSQIRNLEHDLDCKVIDRTTLILDIFDRRAKTKEAKLQVELAQLQYMLPRLVGLHSSLSRQAGATGGSLRNRGLGETKLELDRRKIEDQIARLRKELEEVEEQRETQRKKRRKNEIPVVSLVGYTNAGKSTIMNKLIGKFGHAEKEVFEKDMLFATLDTSVRKIELPDKKQFLLTDTVGFVSKLPHQLVKAFRSTLEEAREADLLLHVVDVSNKEYRFMMDVTNQTLKEIGVENVPTLYIYNKCDLAGVPYPQVYGDDLWISAKEEKGLDELIDCIRKHIFSDYYTCEMIIPFHRGDIVSYLNDIASIISTEYEEDGTRLKVELKEADFKKFEEYVVK, encoded by the coding sequence ATGACGCGATTAAAAGAAGTGGAGGCGCCGAAAGAAAAAGCGATATTAGTCGGCGTCAATTTAGGCGATCCAAATTTTGAATATTCCATGGAAGAATTGGCAAATCTTGCGGAAGCTTTGGAAGTGGAAGTGTTGGGGCAAGTGACACAAAATTTGGAACGCATCAACCCTTCGCATTATGTGGGAAAAGGAAAAGTGGTTGAAATAAAGAATTTCTTTGATGAGACGGGAGCGAACCTCATCATATTCAACGATGAACTTTCTCCATCTCAAATTCGCAATTTGGAACATGATTTGGATTGCAAAGTTATTGACCGGACAACATTAATTTTGGATATTTTTGATCGGCGTGCAAAAACGAAAGAAGCAAAATTGCAAGTGGAGTTGGCTCAGCTGCAATACATGCTGCCAAGGCTTGTGGGACTGCATTCTTCCTTATCGAGACAAGCCGGTGCGACAGGCGGTAGTCTCCGGAACAGAGGGCTTGGTGAAACAAAGTTGGAGCTCGATCGCCGGAAAATCGAGGACCAAATTGCAAGGCTGCGAAAAGAGCTTGAGGAAGTGGAAGAGCAGAGGGAGACCCAGCGAAAGAAACGGCGAAAAAATGAAATACCCGTCGTATCGCTTGTGGGGTATACAAATGCCGGAAAATCGACGATCATGAACAAATTGATTGGGAAATTCGGCCATGCGGAAAAAGAAGTATTTGAAAAGGATATGCTTTTCGCCACATTGGATACCTCAGTCAGAAAAATTGAATTGCCGGATAAAAAACAGTTTTTGCTTACGGATACCGTTGGATTTGTCAGCAAGCTTCCCCATCAATTGGTAAAAGCTTTCCGTTCCACATTGGAAGAAGCAAGGGAAGCGGATCTGTTGCTGCATGTTGTTGATGTTTCCAACAAGGAATACAGGTTTATGATGGATGTGACAAATCAGACGTTAAAAGAAATCGGGGTTGAAAATGTGCCAACCCTTTACATTTATAATAAGTGTGATTTGGCCGGAGTCCCTTACCCACAAGTTTACGGAGATGACCTCTGGATTTCTGCAAAAGAAGAAAAAGGGCTGGATGAGTTGATCGATTGTATTCGGAAACATATTTTCTCCGATTATTATACGTGTGAAATGATCATCCCTTTCCATCGGGGGGATATCGTTTCATATTTGAATGATATTGCATCCATCATTTCGACGGAATATGAAGAAGACGGTACGAGATTAAAAGTGGAATTAAAGGAAGCGGATTTTAAAAAGTTTGAGGAATATGTGGTGAAATAG
- a CDS encoding peptide MFS transporter codes for MLSKEEIVKSVPQKGFVGHPKGLFTLFFTEFWERFSYYGMRAILIFYMYYELNEGGLGLDKGTANSIMAIYGSLVYMSGIIGGWFSDRVWGPRKTVFYGGILIMIGHFILALPLALTGLVISMAFIIIGTGLLKTNVSSIVGDMYAENDARRDSGFSIFYMGINMGAFLSPFIVGTIGETYSFHLGFGLAGIGMLIGLITYLATQKKNLGLAGVQVPNPLNDSEKKKAVMYFTLIFAAIAVVLGGLYISGNLTMAVFSTIITTLGVLIPTAFFIIMYRSPKTTKDEKSRVLAYIPLFIAAVMFWAIQEQGATILATYADTRTNLNVGGFELKASWFQSLNPLFVIIFAPVFAWIWIKLGDRQPSTPLKFSIALFFAGASFLIMMIPSKLSGGTELVSPLWLVLSFFLVVIGELLLSPVGLSATTKLAPQAFASQTMALWFLTSAAAQAINAQLVRLYEAVTEFTYFGALGGLSIILGMIILLLTPIISKAMRGIK; via the coding sequence ATGTTATCCAAGGAAGAGATTGTAAAATCGGTCCCCCAAAAGGGATTTGTAGGACATCCTAAAGGATTGTTCACATTGTTCTTTACCGAGTTCTGGGAACGCTTTTCCTATTATGGAATGCGGGCGATTTTAATATTCTACATGTATTATGAATTGAACGAAGGCGGTTTGGGACTGGACAAAGGTACCGCAAACTCCATTATGGCCATCTATGGTTCGTTGGTATATATGTCCGGCATTATCGGCGGTTGGTTCTCTGACCGCGTATGGGGCCCCCGCAAGACGGTATTTTATGGCGGCATATTAATTATGATAGGGCATTTTATTTTGGCTTTGCCTCTTGCATTGACCGGCCTTGTTATTTCGATGGCTTTCATCATTATTGGCACAGGCCTATTAAAAACGAATGTGTCCTCGATCGTTGGTGACATGTATGCCGAAAATGATGCCCGTCGCGACTCCGGTTTTAGTATTTTCTATATGGGAATCAATATGGGTGCGTTTTTATCACCGTTTATTGTTGGGACAATCGGTGAAACATACAGCTTCCATTTAGGATTCGGTTTAGCGGGTATTGGTATGTTGATCGGGTTGATTACTTACTTGGCAACCCAAAAGAAAAATCTTGGTCTGGCAGGGGTTCAAGTGCCAAACCCATTGAATGATTCTGAAAAGAAAAAAGCCGTCATGTATTTTACGTTGATTTTTGCTGCAATTGCCGTTGTACTGGGCGGATTGTACATTTCCGGTAATTTGACAATGGCGGTATTCAGCACAATCATTACAACATTGGGTGTGTTGATTCCAACAGCGTTCTTTATCATCATGTACCGAAGCCCGAAAACGACAAAGGATGAAAAATCCCGGGTGTTGGCATATATTCCATTATTCATTGCCGCGGTGATGTTCTGGGCAATACAGGAACAAGGGGCAACAATATTGGCGACATATGCTGATACGAGAACAAATTTGAATGTCGGGGGTTTTGAATTAAAAGCTTCCTGGTTCCAATCATTAAATCCATTGTTTGTCATCATCTTCGCTCCGGTTTTCGCATGGATATGGATAAAACTTGGCGATCGCCAGCCATCAACCCCGCTCAAGTTTTCCATTGCCCTATTCTTCGCAGGAGCATCTTTCTTAATCATGATGATTCCATCCAAGCTTTCCGGTGGAACAGAATTGGTAAGCCCATTATGGCTGGTGTTATCATTCTTTTTAGTTGTTATTGGGGAATTGTTGCTTTCTCCGGTTGGATTGTCTGCAACGACAAAACTTGCCCCTCAAGCCTTTGCATCTCAGACAATGGCCCTCTGGTTCTTGACAAGTGCGGCTGCGCAAGCAATTAACGCACAGCTTGTAAGACTTTATGAAGCAGTAACGGAATTTACTTACTTCGGAGCATTGGGCGGATTGTCCATTATCTTGGGCATGATCATATTATTATTGACTCCAATCATTTCCAAAGCCATGAGAGGAATTAAGTAA